The genomic window TGGCTAGCTTCCAGCGGCATAGATTCACCTCCACTGCGTTGCTTTTGGTATCTTCCATGTAGGACATGTGTCTTAGTTTTCCTGTATGTGGCCCTCGGCGGGCCCCACACGCCGGCGTGTACGTGAGGAGGAGCGGGCATGATGGCAGCCATGCTCCTGGTGACCAAGCTGAAGGCCACTCGTTGCTCCACAGGGGAGCAGTACTGCGGGGGCAGGCTGGACAGACCTTCTGGGACCTTCAAAACCCCCAACTGGCCTGACAGGGACTACCCGGCTGGTGTCACGTGCTCGTGGCACATCGTGGCACCGAAGAACCAGGTAGGTCTTTCCGAGGAGCCgacatgtcaaaataaaagcgcgGTGGTGAACTTTGTGCCCTCCGCTGCAGATCATCGAAGTGAAGTTTGAGAAGTTCGACGTGGAGAGAGACAACTACTGCCGCTACGACCACGTCTCCATTTTTAACGGGCCCGAAATCAACGATGCCAAGAAGATCGGGAAATACTGCGGCGACAGCCCCCCAGCGTAGGTGACGGTCGCCACAGCTTGGCCACCCCATCCTCTGATGTCCGTCACGCGCCCCGTTTCACCCCGCCTGGTCCCGTCTAGGCCCGTCTTGTCTGAGGGCAACCAGCTGctcatccacttcctgtctgacctcAGCCTGACGGCGGACGGCTTCATCGGCCACTACAAGTTCCGACCCAAGAAGTTCTCCGTCGCCACCACGCCGCCGCCCACCACCACGCCGCCCCCCACCAGCAGGCCCATACGTAGGTAGCAGCTTCCGTCCTGCATCCGGACCCCCTGGTGGGCCTCCACGctgacgctgtgtgtgtgtgtgtgtgtgtgtgtgtgtgtgtgcagctctcAAGTACTCCATGGCTTTGTGTCGTCAGAAATGCAAAAGACGAGGAACGTTGGAGAGCAACTTCTGCTCCAGCAACTTTGGTAAGGACTTTCTAATTCATCTTACTGACTCGAGTTCTATCAACTACAGTGTTTGTGTCGTGTGTAGTGTCCAAGTATCACTGCCCCAGTTAAGATTCTCCTCGTTAACAACCCGGTTAACATTGCTAGAGCCCTCAACACAtgacgtaacacccctatagtcaccttcacatttACAAccggagaaaataagacatgtaagaCGAAAGACTGACACGTCAGTGGACGTCCTTGAGGCTGGACATGGTATTACACTGGTATCAGCCAATGCAGTACACAGAATCAGAGTACATACACCATGTAAGACGTCCATGAGGCTGGACATGGTAGTACACTGGTATCAGCCAATGCAGTACACACAATCAGAGTACATACGCCATGTAAGACGTCCTTGAGGCTGGACATGGTATTACACTGGTATCAGCCAATGTAGTACACAGAATCAGAGTACATACGCCATGTAAGACGTCCATGAGTGCTGGGTCTAGGGTCTAGCCCCCGTCCAGTACCCtagcgacacctagtggccaatgtaggatccagtactacattcacaatgaCAGTGCTGCTTCTGTACTGTattctgtatttgtattgtagtaCTTTGAGGTAGCTCATTAatacttcatttaggccaagaaGAAGTATAATTTGCTGGCATGAATTCGTGAAGGAGCGCCACGGAAGGGTGtgggggtcagaggtcatggTGGCATCCCAGCAAAGATCATCTCTTCCTGCCCGATGAAAGGATGGTCTGCTGGCTGAGGCTGCGATGTGACGCCTGTTGGACAGGAAGTTGGAAGTACAGTCACGCCGCTGTGCCCCTCCCCCATCAATGACGCCGATTCACGCTCTGATGTTTGCCTCCCTGAGCCGCCGACCACATGACTGGCGTTGGCGTTTCGCTGGCGTGGAGCAGAAAGCCAAGGGCGGCTCAGGTCCGCCTCCTGGCCAAAAATAGGCAGGATGGAATTCCGGCAGTGGACCGAGCGTGGGCCTCCAGCCGGGCTTTGCAACGCTCCGTGGGATTCCCACAGGATTCCCACGGGATTCCCACAGGATTCCCACACTCAACCTAGTTTTAGTGACTAGCGGGAcacgatgaagactcaagtgtcaCACACTAAGGTGCTGATAAACGCCTGAGTTTGTCAGCACTCGGGGGCGGGACTTGTGCACGTGTGGGCGGAGCGAGCGGCAGTGGGAAGAGGAAAGGGACGTTGAGGAAGAGTGTCGTCCACGTGAGACACACGGCGTGACACGTGACACGTGACACGGTCCATGTTTGCGTGCACTGAGCGTGGCGTGTGCGTCCAACAGCGATCACGGGCACGGTGATCTCGGCGGCGGCGAGAGGAGGCAGCGCGTGGGCCACGGTGTCCATCTTGAACGTGTACAAGGAGGGCAGCCTGGCCATCCAGCAGGCGGGAAAGACCATGAGCACCAAGATCCTGATCCTGTGTAGGAAGTGTCCCTTCGTCAGACGAGGTGAGCGCCCACGGCCGATCAAAGCGGGGCCGGCggcttttcttgctttttctcaagctgctgcgctCCCACTTTGCCAAAGCGCCGACGTGTTGCCTGCTTGTCCCGCCCTCTGAGTTTGGCTCCTTTGGGGGTGCCGGATGGTTCCCACAAAGATGGGCCGACTCAAAGCGCGGAAGCGGcggtagaagaagaagagcagcagATGTTTGAAGACGTGAATGATGGGCGACCTCGACCAACCTGAACGTGTCCGCCGTATTCAGGCTCTCTGTGTGTGACCTCACCAGGCTTGAACTACGTCTTCATGGGCCACGTGGACCAGGAGGGCCGTGGGACGGTGGGCCCCCAGCACCTGGTGCTGGCCTTCAAGAGCAAGAACCAGAAGGTGCTCGGCGTCCTGAAGAACAAACGCTGCTGAGATGACCACGGTCTTTAGATTAGGAACATCTGCCCACCTGCCTCATTAGTAAGTAACGCTCCATCTTGGCATCTTCTGGCCTTCCATCTTCATCTGACGTCACGTCACTTTGGGGCTCAACTGGTGCTGGCCTCCCTCTCCTCCCTCTCCTCCCTCTCTTCCCTGCAGGCTCCAAACCAGAAGATCACACGTCATACACACAGTATTTACCACCAATATGAGGTATTACTTGGCCGTGTGGCTAAGAGAGTATTTCATAGAGTATTTACCACCAATATGAGGTATTACTTGGCCATGTGGCTAAGAGAGTATTTCATAGAGTATTTACCAGGAGTATGAGGTATTATTTGGCCATGTGGCTAAGAGAGTATTTCATAGAGTATTTACCACCAATATGAGGTATTACTTGGCCGTGTGGCTAAGAGAGTATTTCATAGAGTATTTACCAGGAGTATGAGGTATTACTTGGCCGTGTGGCTAAGAGAGTATTTCATAGAGTATTTACCAGGAGTATGAGGTATTATTTGGCCGTGTGGCTAAGAGAGTATTTAATGGAGTATTTACCAGGAGTATGAGGTATTATTTGGTATTATTTGAgagtatttaataaaataataaacgggTCAGAATGCTGAAATGTTTGCAGAAGTATTTATTGACGATATTAGTGTTGAAAAGAATATCTTTAGaaaagctgggggggggggcggaaggGGGGGGCACCAACATGAGAATAAATGCAGacgcgggcggggggggggaccaGGGGGGCGGGTTTAGCTCCTCGGGTAGAACATGGCATATTTGGAGGTGCGGAAGCCCAGCAGGTCCCTCATCTCGTTGCGGAACTTGGAGAGGTCCTGTCGCAGGTCGTTGAGGTTCTCCACGGTGGCCTGGTCGGTGCTCTGCATCTTCTGGCGCGTGGACGTCAGGTAGCGGTGGACCAGGCAGCACATGATCTTCTGGTAGTTCTCGTCCCGCTTCTGCTTGAGGTTCTTCCACTCCTGCGGGGACAGAAGGCCACAAAGGACCGCCATCTATCTGTGGCACGCATGCAGGGGAAGCGCTCACCTTCAGGCTGTTCTGCCTCTTGACCCGGCCCTTGGACGTGTGCGAGCAGATCCACTTGCTCATGCTGGTCAGCAGGTAGCACACGGTCTTGGGGGAGGGCAGGATGTTGAAGGGCGGCGGGAGCGTGCACTTGTCGTCGAAGTAGCTCAGCCACAGCTTGGCTCGGGCGAACTTCCACTCCTTGTCCTCGTGATTCTGCCGCCAAAGAGGAGCGGGACTCAAGAACGTTGAGGAGGTGAGAAGGTGAGAAGGTCCACTTACGGCGATCTGTCTGAAGCTTTTGTGCAGCATGGCCACCAGCAGCTTGGTGAGAACGATCACCACCACGATGTTGTAGGTCCCGATGATCATGGCGCCCACGAAGGAGCGCAGCTCTTCCGTGTAGCTGATGCGCGTGACGAAGAGCGCCACGTGGGCCAGCGAGAAGATGTACCAGAAGAGGGCGTAGCAGGTGCCCATGAAGCTGTGGAGAAGGACGTGGGTGAAGACGTGGGTGAAGATCACGGCGGTCCTCAGACGTACCTGTGGAAGGCGTCGTTGCTCTGCTGCTGGCAGAAGATGCCCTGGCAGTCGCTGGGCGGGTTCTTTTCCGGGTCTTTCCGGTCCTTTCCGTAGAGCTGGGTCAGTCCGATGGTGAAGGAGAAGAGGACCAGCAGGAAGAGGCCCAAGAACTTCCCAAACTCCTGCAGCATCTGACCCATGGAGATCTGCCGACGAGTTCATCACAGTCAACAACCCGGTCGCTATGCTAAACACGCTAAGCTAGCAGCCGAAGCTACGCCGTCCAGTCAACCTGGCTTTGGTTTCCTGTCATTTTCTTCCTTTTAGCCTCGCTTTGTCTACTTCCTGCCACGTACTTCCTGCCACTTACATggcctgccatggggccaagcAACCCCCCTGCGTTCCATCTCAGCAGCAAGGACCTCCGTCCACTCCTCCTTGACCGCTATTGGCATgcataaatatgatatatatctatatctactatatctatatctatatctatacatATCTTGGCATGAAGGCCACCACACATAGATCACAGTCCTGTGGGGAACACGGCTGGATCTCCTTGATAAGCGATGATGTTTTATATTTACAGTACGCAGAGGGCCGT from Doryrhamphus excisus isolate RoL2022-K1 chromosome 21, RoL_Dexc_1.0, whole genome shotgun sequence includes these protein-coding regions:
- the pcolce2b gene encoding procollagen C-endopeptidase enhancer 2b isoform X2 — its product is MACRLLPPPADASKAVRPTMRRVCTAWCACGLQLAFLLTGVCGQPQPRPSFTCGGNLTGESGIIGSQGYPGVYPPNTKCVWRITVPEGKVVVLSFRFLDLENDSLCRYDYVDVYSGHANGQRLGRFCGTSKPGALVSTGNKMTLQMVSDANTAGSGFLSVFSAAQPHERGEQYCGGRLDRPSGTFKTPNWPDRDYPAGVTCSWHIVAPKNQIIEVKFEKFDVERDNYCRYDHVSIFNGPEINDAKKIGKYCGDSPPAPVLSEGNQLLIHFLSDLSLTADGFIGHYKFRPKKFSVATTPPPTTTPPPTSRPIPLKYSMALCRQKCKRRGTLESNFCSSNFAITGTVISAAARGGSAWATVSILNVYKEGSLAIQQAGKTMSTKILILCRKCPFVRRGLNYVFMGHVDQEGRGTVGPQHLVLAFKSKNQKVLGVLKNKRC
- the pcolce2b gene encoding procollagen C-endopeptidase enhancer 2b isoform X1 encodes the protein MYPTSDFRGVGPTPSGCRVPPPRTNAAFMACRLLPPPADASKAVRPTMRRVCTAWCACGLQLAFLLTGVCGQPQPRPSFTCGGNLTGESGIIGSQGYPGVYPPNTKCVWRITVPEGKVVVLSFRFLDLENDSLCRYDYVDVYSGHANGQRLGRFCGTSKPGALVSTGNKMTLQMVSDANTAGSGFLSVFSAAQPHERGEQYCGGRLDRPSGTFKTPNWPDRDYPAGVTCSWHIVAPKNQIIEVKFEKFDVERDNYCRYDHVSIFNGPEINDAKKIGKYCGDSPPAPVLSEGNQLLIHFLSDLSLTADGFIGHYKFRPKKFSVATTPPPTTTPPPTSRPIPLKYSMALCRQKCKRRGTLESNFCSSNFAITGTVISAAARGGSAWATVSILNVYKEGSLAIQQAGKTMSTKILILCRKCPFVRRGLNYVFMGHVDQEGRGTVGPQHLVLAFKSKNQKVLGVLKNKRC
- the pcolce2b gene encoding procollagen C-endopeptidase enhancer 2b isoform X3 — encoded protein: MYPTSDFRGVGPTPSGCRVPPPRTNAAFMACRLLPPPADASKAVRPTMRRVCTAWCACGLQLAFLLTGVCGQPQPRPSFTCGGNLTGESGIIGSQGYPGVYPPNTKCVWRITVPEGKVVVLSFRFLDLENDSLCRYDYVDVYSGHANGQRLGRFCGTSKPGALVSTGNKMTLQMVSDANTAGSGFLSVFSAAQPHERGEQYCGGRLDRPSGTFKTPNWPDRDYPAGVTCSWHIVAPKNQIIEVKFEKFDVERDNYCRYDHVSIFNGPEINDAKKIGKYCGDSPPAPVLSEGNQLLIHFLSDLSLTADGFIGHYKFRPKKFSVATTPPPTTTPPPTSRPIRSSQVLHGFVSSEMQKTRNVGEQLLLQQLCDHGHGDLGGGERRQRVGHGVHLERVQGGQPGHPAGGKDHEHQDPDPV